The Mauremys reevesii isolate NIE-2019 linkage group 7, ASM1616193v1, whole genome shotgun sequence genome includes the window attttgtaccccggaatgattgtgtcccattgattgctctcagttctacattttcaaatatactgatttctattacaacaaagaatacaaagtgtacagtgttaactttattttattacaaatatttgcactgtaaaaattataaaagaaatagtatttttcaatttacctcatacaagtactgtagtgcagtctctttatggtgaaagtgcaatttacaaatgtagatttttttgttacatgactgcactcaaaaataaaacaatgtaaaactttagagtccactaagtcctacttcttgttaaaccaatcgctaagacaaccaagtttgtttacatttatgggagataatgctgcctgcttcttatttataatgtcacctgaaagtgagaacaggtattcgcatggcacttttgtagctggtgttaCGTGGTATTCAGGTGCCAGATATCCTAAACATtaatatgccccttcatgcttcggccaccattccagaggacccGCTTCCAGCTGATGATGCgcatggaaaaaaataatgtgttaattaaatttgtgactgaactccttagagGAGAATTGTTTTTCTCCTGATCTGTTtcacccgcattctgccatatatttcatgttatagcagtctcggatgatgaccagcacatgttgttcattttaagaacactttccctgcagatttcacaaaacacaaagaaggtaccaatgtgagatttctaaaaatagctacagcactggactcaaggtttaagaatctgaagtgccttccaaaatctgagggggacgaggtgttttcagaagtcttaaaagagcaacactcagatgcggaaactacagaacccaaaccaccaaaaaacaaaatcaaccttctgctggtggcatttgactcagctgatgaaaatgaacatgcgttggtccgcactgctttggattgttatcgagcagaacccgtcatcagcatggacgcatgtcctctggaatggtggttgaagcattgaagcgacatatgaatctttagcccatctggcacgtaaatatcttgcaacaccagagccatgcaaatgcctgttcttactttcaggtaacactgtaaacaagaagcgggccccattatctcctgcaaattgtaaccaaacttgtttgtctgagcaactggctgaagtaggactgagtggacttgttggctctaaagttttacattgttttatttttgaatgcagttttttgtacataattctacatttgtaagttcaactttcatactACATCTGAAGTATGAAGTAGTAtgaagtcttgcatctgaagaagtgggtattcacccacgaaagctcatgctgcagaacgtctgttagtctataaggtgccacaggattctttattgctttcatactacagtgcttgtattaggtgaattgaaaaatactatttattttgttttttacagtgcaaatatttgtaatcaaaaatagaaagtgagcactgtacactttgtattctgtgttgtaattgaaatcaatatctttcaaaatgtagaaatcatccaaaaatatttaaataaatggtattctattgtttaaaagtacaattaatcacaattaattgtgtAATCACTTGCCAGCCCTAGTCTGGTTACCTCGTTCATTTGACAGCAGTTTTAGTCAGTTTCCACCAGCAAGAGGGGACAAAAGTAACCTTTAAACCTCCAGACAAGcctggagccccagcccctcacctccAGCCACTCTGAAGCACCAGCCTTTGAACCCGCCCAGGGAGTGTTAACTAACCCTCACCCGGCACCCCAAGGATCCCTCCCCATTCCACGGACCAGCAGCGACCTGCCCAAGGGAGTggcccagccaggcctgggctccagccGCTTCTCCCCGCACTCACTGCCGCTACTCAGCGCGGGGTAAAGAATCAGATGCCGGTTAGGTGCCCGGGTGGCAGGCAGAGCTCAGCccagctcgctcgctcgctcgctgcCGGCCTCACCCCGCCCAGCCTGGGCGCAGAGGGGCCAATGCagagcagcccccgccccgcaGGTTAATTACAGCGCTGCGCCCCCAGAGGAGACTCGGCCCGGCCCGGGCTCGCTCCAATCCCTCAGCAATCGGATTCGGGGTCAAAAGCACCGGGCAGCCGGACCCCACCTCGGGGCCGCATGGGGCGCACGAGTCCCGCCCCCCCgcctggctccaggagctggtgAGCCAGGACCCCCCCCGCGCACACCCCGAGAGCGGCGCGGAGCCAGCGGGCCCACGCCGGGTTCATGCAGGGCGCAGAGAGCCCAGGAGCCCCCTTCCCGCCCCGCTCCAGGGTACCCCAGCTCCGACACCCGCGGGGTCCCCGCTCCACGCCCGGGAGAAGCTGCCCCGCACGCAGGGGCCTGGGGGCGCCCCAGGCAGCCGGCCGAGGGCCAGAGGGGGCAAAGGGAAGGCGGTGGCTGCCGCGGTGCGGGTGCGTGGCCGGAGGACGGAACCGGGGGTCCGGCGCCCTCACCCTTCTTGAACTCCTCCAGCAGCGTGTCCAGGCGGCTGTCGCTGAAGACCCAGTGCAGCGGCCGGCGGTAGAAGCGGGTGACGGTCTGCAGCGGGGTGCAGTCGTCCGGGTCCACGAAGGCCAGGTCCTTGACGAAGAGCAGGTCGACGATGTTGTCCCGCCGGTCGCCCTCGTAGACCGGGATGCGGGTGTAGCCGGAGCGCAGGATCTCGGAGACGGTGGCGAAGTCCAGCACGGCGTCGGAGCGCAGCAGGAAGCAGTCGGCCAGCGGGGTGAGCACGTCCTCCACCGTCTTGGTGCGCAGCTCCAGCGCGCCCTGCACCATGGCCAGCTCCTCCCGCACCAGGTCGCTGTGCGGGTCGGCGGCGCGCAGCGTCTCCAGCAGGCGCTCGCGGGTGGAGAAGGTGCTGAGCTCCTGGCGCAGCGCCCAGTCGAGCAGGCGGCTCAGCGGGTAGCAGAGGGGGAAGGTGGCGGCCATCAGCAGGCGGGTGAGGCCGAGCGTGTGCGAGGCGATGGCCAGCCCGTGCCGGGAGCACACCGAGTAGGGCAGCACCTCGCCGCCCAGGAACAGGGCGCCGGTGCAGAGCAGCACGGGCAGCCAGGGGACGCCCTGCACCCAGCCGGCCAGCGCCGCCCCCTGGCCGGGCAGCGACGCGCACAGCCAGCCGGCCAGCGCCGCGTtggccccggcctggcccagcagcagggtgcaGAGCAGGTAGGTGCCGCCGTGGCCCCGCACCGCCTGCACGCGGCGCGCCTGCTCCTGCTCCGCCGCCGAGCCGCTGTTGCGCAGCACGCGGAGCTCCAGCGGGTCCAGCGACAGCAGCGCCAGGCGCAGGCCGCTGAACAGCGCCGACAGCCCCAGCAGGAGCAGCGCGCCCAGGGCCCGGAGCCAGCCCGCCGCCGGCAGCGGCCCGAGCAGCCAGGGCTTCCGCGCCGCCTGCCGCACCCGCAGCAGGAAGCCGCCCGCCGCGCCGTGGTGCTGCCAGGCGCGCCCGTCCCAGGCGCAGAGCGAGAAGAGCCGCCCCCGCGGGCCGGCCCCCCTTGCGCGGCTCCCGCACCCGCACTCGCACCAGGGCGGAGCCGGCCGAGCCGCCCGGCTGCAGCGGGCCCAGCACCTCCACGTCCGAGGCCCAGGCGCTCTGCTGCGGGCAGCGCTCCCCGGGCGCCGGGCCCGCTCCCGCCGGCGGCTCCTCGATGAAGACCAGGCAGGGCTCGCTGTCCGCGCCGGGGGGGCCGCGGCTGCCGTTCCCCTCGGGCGGCGGCTGGAAGTAGAGGCGCAGCAGGAAgctggccccctcccccgcccccagcgcgccGGCCTCCAGCCAGACCCTGCCCGGGGCCGTGTCCTCGGGCcgcagccccagcagccaggcggccccggcgggcgggcggcgggagAGCGAGAAGAAgagcagcagcacagcgccccggctccggccccagccGCCCGCCGCAGCCGCCTGCACCGCCATGGCGCTCCGCATGCACCGCAGCGCCCCGGCCGCGCGTCACGCTGCAGCGGGGGGAGCCGGGCGGGCAGCCCACGTGCGGGGCGGGGAGCCCGGCGAGCCGGCCCGGACTAGGGCGGGGGAGCTGCGTCCGGCCTCCCCCTGGCGGCCGCCAGCCCCGGGCCGGAATCCACGGGGAGGGACTGTGTGTCCAGAAGGGCAGGTGCGGCTAGGgtgcccagacagcaagtgtgaaaaatcgggagagggtgggggtaacaggagcctagaTAAGAACaagacccaaaatcgggacatctggtcaccctaagtgcggCCCCACGACCCGGTCACTGTAACTGCATGGGGCGGACACACATGAGACAGGGCCAAGCCTCAGGGAACACCAGGCGGGGTGCAAGCGGGGGCCCTTGTCCCTTCGGGAGCGGACAATTTCCGAGCTCCCAggatggtgccttctggccttccCCTCAGCTCGGGCAGGCAGGGCTGCTCCTGGGTTATGCCCCATTTCCACGGCAGCTCAGGGGCTATTTTCTGGGCTGTATCTGAATATTTCCAGAGCTTGTCTGCATGCGCCTGGCACCTGAACCTGGAATTTCAGCCTGCTGCATGTGAACATGTCTAACAGCATGcaagtgtgtgtctgtgcatgtaTGTGACAGTGTGTGTCTGAGTGcatgtcagaagggaccattatggtcatctagtctgacctcctgcacaacgcaggccacagaatctcacccactcctgtaacaaacccctgacctatgtctgagctactgaagtcctcaaatcgtggtttaaagatctcaaggtgcagagaatcttccagcaagtgtgGCGTACACACGTGCACCTGTGTGATGGTGTGTCTGTATGTGCGCGCACACATGCTGGGGAGTGCCTGTGGGTGCGTGTATGTGCATGTGCACACGTCTGATGGTCTGTGTATATGACTGTATGCGCGCACACATTTGGTGCGTATCTACATGTTTGTGTACATGCATGTGCACATGTGATGGTGTGTATGTGATTGTGTGTCTGTgtcgggggtgggcaaactatggcccatgggctattttaatccagccctccagctcccactggggagcagggtcgggggccgctCTACGCggttcccagaagcagcggcatgacttcccctccggctcctatgtcgtaggggcagtcagggacctcCACTCTGCACACTGCTCCCGCCCTAAgcacctcccctgcagctcccattagccgggaaccaaagctaatgggagctgcagaggcggtgcctgtggatggggcagcacgcagagccgccGGGTCACGCCTCGCgaaggagccagagaagggacatgccactgcttccaggagccgtttGAGGTAAGCATcgcctggaacctgcaccccctgagcctgtcactatgccccaaccccctgccccagtcttcatccccctcctgccttctgaacccctcgatcccagcccagagcaccctcctgtaccccaaacccctcatccccaggcccaccccagagcctgtgcccccagatggagccctcaccctgcaccccactacccagcccggagccccctcccgcaccctgaactcctttCTGACCCCCAACCCCAATGTTGTGAGCGTTCATGGCCTGCCAGAccatttctattcccagatgtggccctcaggcccaaaagtttgcccacccctggtctatgtGCATATTCACGTGTGTGACAGTGTGAATCTGTGCACGTGTGCATGTGATGGTGTGTGCAGAGGCAGATTATCACATGGGCCCATGGGGCCTGTGGCCCAGGCCCCCCCACAGGAGTGCTGGAAGCTGGGTAGAGGTGGGGGAGCCACTGGggccctgcttcctgctcctctttcctgaggccccaccctctaGCCAGGCtagaagccagagctgggcagtAGTCAGAGCCAGACagggagccccggaccctccacctgccctgggcaggggctgggtgtttGAGAGCAGCCCTAGGCCCCTGTCGCTGCCCCCTGGATGCACTGCCCAGGGTGGGTGGTGGATGTGGGGCTCCCCTGcggcctgggctccctgcggctcttcccacagcctggctccagcttctggccttgccagggtgtggggcctggggtgggggaaaggaggagcaggGCCCCATGATGGCGGTGGGGCTAAGGCCCACTTTACACCCCCCCAAATGGGAAAGAAGCTGGTGCGGGGACACCACTAGCAGAGGCTGCGCTTCACACcagctcccccaccacaaagtacAGCACCTGCCTGAGGCTATTACACCCACAttaaaaaagtgggagggcctggCCCCCCTGGTTCTGGCCCCGAGGCCCCCAGGGTTTGGGGGCCCAAATGTTGTTTGTGCCCAGACTGCCAAAAAAATCATAATCtgcctctggggaggggaggggagggggtgtgcaCGTGTGTGCTGGTGTATGTGTGACAGTGCGTCCAAGGCCATCCCAAGGGGACTGTGCGGCCCCGGGACAAATCGGACTGTATGCCCCCCCCTAACATTTTTTATACAGGTGAAATCTGGTGTCGGGAGGGGACACCAGTGCTGGGGGGCGAGGGAGTATGGAGAGTCACAGGGTGGCACCTGTACTATGGACAAGGGGCCCCCGGTGCTGGGGGGTCCTGGAAAGGGGAGGGGTCCAGGGTGGAAGGTCAATGGCGCTGGCGTGTTCCGGCAGTGCTAGGATGCTGGTGGCTGGTGTGGCGGTGGGTGAACAAGAAAAATAAACACAATGCGTGTTTCCCACCAGTGAGTGCAGGCCTGAACCCCGCTGCCAGCGCCAGGCGCCACGCTACCCCTCCCCCGGAACGAACCCGTAACCCCTCCCCCGCGCCAGCCTGGCCCTCTGAACCTGTAACTCCAACCCCTGGGCCGGCCTGGCCCCCGAACCCGTAACCCTTCCCCCGGGCCAGCCTGGCCCCCTGAACCTGTAACTCCAACCCCTGGGCCGGCCTGGCCCCCCAAACCCGTAACCCTTCCCCTGGGCCGGCCTGGCCCCCCGAACCTGTaacccttcccccggcccggcctggccccctgAACCCATAACTCCTCCACTGGGCTGGCCTGGCCCCCGGAACCTGTAACCCTTGCCCCGGGCTGGCCTGGTCCCCCAAACCCAtaaccccaacccccaggctgGCCTGGCCccccaggcaccccagccccattCCACCCAGGCCAGCCTAGCACCCCCCGCACGACAGATGCACATTGAAGCTCGGGGCCCCCGAAAGCGCGGGGCCCAGAGCGGTTGGCATGATTCGCCGCACCcaagggagggctctgagtgtgtCCGTGTATGTAGATTTGCATGgtggtgtgtgtgtacatgcgtGTGCACACGTGGGGAGAgtgtgtgctgggctgagggCCCGGCTGCACTCGGGTGCAATCCTGTGACCCTAGCACAAGACCTGTGTTTTGCACGGCAAAGTGCTGAGTTCTGAGCCTGTTGGGGGCAGGGTGCATGGGCAGGGACTCccgtccctccctgccccgcctgaGGGGCACTCGCCTGCTTCTCCCAGGCCAGACCCACAcgggccagggctgcccagggcacaCCACATGTGGTgccctggtagggtgaccagatttcccgattttataggaacagtcccgatatttggggctttttcttatataggctcctattacaccccaccccgtcctgatttttcacacttgctgtctgggcacCCTGTGGCCACCGGTGGCAATGAAGTGCCTGCACCTGTTCCTCCCGGCCAACAGGGGCGCTGTGGGTCtctgctgccccctcctggcTCGTGCCCGGGTGCGTCAGCCGCTGACGGGCGGCGAGGGGCAGGCGGCAGCGGGGGGAAGGTGAGAAcctgcccagggctgcccagaggggggagcaactggggcaatttgccccaggccctgcaggggccccctgaCCCCTGGtctggcagcggtccgggtctttggcgtcATTTCAGCGGCAgagggggggcccttcagtgctgccgaagacacggagcGACTGGAGGGCTCCCCgacgccgaaatgctgccaaagaccctgaccgccaccgggtgagttcaagcgccgcagctccccccgctttgccccaggccccctgaaacatctgggcggccctgaacctgcccccccgtgccctgcctggcacacccctcccccacttcctacacaccctcccccacagccctgcctggcacaccctccccacttcctgcacacctcccccacagcccagcctggcacaccctccccacttcctgcacaccctcccctccccacagccccgcccggcacacccctcccccacttcctacacacccctcccccacagcctcgcTCCCCCGAGTCCTGCCCTGCACATTCCTCCCCCACAatatcatagaatatgagggttggaagagacctcaggaggtatctagtccaaccccctgctcaaagcaggaccaacccccaactaaatcatcccagccagggctttgtcaagttgggccttaaaaacctctaaggaaggagattccaccacctccctaggtaacccattccagtgcttcaccaccctcctagggaaatagtgtttcctaatatccaccctagacctcccccactgcaacctgagaccattgctccgtgttctgtcatctgccaccactgagaacagctgagctccatcctctttgaaggcagctatcaaatcccccctcactcttctgttctgcagactaaataagcccaattcCCTTAGTCTCTCCTCACAAGTCACatggcccctaatcattttcatgccctccgctggactttctccaatttgtccacatcccttttgtagtggggggaccaaaactggatgcagtactccaggtgtggcctcatcagtgccaaatagaggggaattatcacgtccctcgatctgctggcaatgcttctactaatacatcccaatataccgttggccttcttggcaacgagggcaccctgctgacttatatccagcttctcgtccactgtaatccccaggtccttttctgcagaactgctgcttagcctgtcggccccagcctgtagcagtgcatgggattcttccttcctaagtgcaggactctgcacttgtccttgctgaactgaataagatttcttttggcccaatcctccaatttgtcttggtcactctggaccctatctctaccctccagtgtatctacctctccccccagcttagtgtcatctgtgaatttgctgagggtgcaatccatcccatcatccagatcattaataaagatgttgaacaaaaccagcctcagGACCAACCCCTcaggcactctgcttgataccggctgccaactagacattgagctgttgatcattacccgttgagcctgacaatctagccagctttctacccaTCTTATAGTCCATACATCCAAGCCAGACTTTTtttacttgctggcaagaatactgcggaagaccttatcaaaagctttgctaaagtcaagatatatcacgtccactgctttcccctcatccacagagctggttatctcatcatgaAAGGCAATCAGggtggtcaggcatgacttgcccttggtgaatccatgttgactgttcctgatcaacttcctctcctccaagtgcttcataatggattccttaaggacctgctccatgattttgccagggactgaagtgaggttgACCGGTCTATAGTTCTCCGGGTTCtccttttcccatttttaaagatgggcactatatttgcctttttccaatcgtccgggacctcccccgatcaccaggAATTTTCAAAGCTAATGCCCAttgactctgcaatcacatcagccaattccctcagcaccctcggatgcattagatctggacccatggactcgtgcacgtccagtttttctaaacagtccttaacctgttcttttaccactgagggctgctcacctcctccccatactgtgctgcccagtgcagcagtctgggagctgaccttgtctgtgaagaccaaggcaaaaaacgcattgagtacttcagctttttccacatcatctgtcactaggttgcctcccccattcagtagaTGTAGCATTAGCATGGTATTTTGCATTTAATAAAGTTAGTTACTCGTAAGAGAGAAAATGAATAGAAAGGAACATTGTGTTCTTGGAAATGGGATTTCTGCAGAATTTCAGAAACTGCTGCACATCCTTGTTTCTAGACCCATGGCTGATAAATCTGCATTTTACTGCTGTGCACGCGTCCATGGGGCACAAACGACAAGGGGTTCAGTCGTCACTTCTCACAGAAGATCCCTGGCAGGGAGTTCTGGGGATGCAAATCTCCATAAGGATTTCCTAACTGTGCcgtctccccctcccacactgtcccATTATAGGGACATACCTCCCCTTGTAGAGCCCAAATCTGGTGGATCCCCTGGGATCAGAGCAGGTCCATCTGCATGGTGACCTTGTGCTGCTACACCAGCTGTGACTCCTGGTGGTTCCCCCTTCCAACTCCCTGAAAGTGGGTCTCCAATGGAGCCAATCTGTTCGGGATTCTTCCTGGCCACAGCTGCCAGGAGATCCCTAGAGAGGGAGCAATGTgttcgccccccaccccccgcacaggTCCTTGTAGTATCCAAAGTGAGTCCCCGTTCTGTGAATGAGGGAGAGACCTTTGTGTGAGCATCCCCTCCATGTGTGGATCACACAGGCATGATCTAGGCCAATGCCATTTTTTAAACATCTGCTTGATCTGTCTCCCCAGCCCATGGGTATATTTGGCAATAACTCGAAGAGCCACCAGGTGGCGAACTCTCCCCATGCTTCTCTCAGTAAAATGAACAGCAGATTGATGACTTTGGAactggtgcttttaaaaatcatttctggTAGTTACTGTGTGGTACAACCTCTTCTAGAAGGAGTCTGGTAGCTCCTGCTGTGTTCAGGTTATGCTGAGACTCATTTGTTATTTCCTTCTGTGTAATTCTACTTTTCATGCCTGGCGAGCAGGACCCTGTGGAGCCCAGGGCCTCGGTGTGTGACTAGGTGGCACTGGAGGCTGATCTTTCGTAGCTCTTCCGTTAATTTTCCCAAGAAAGGGAGACCAGGTGATCATTTTCGAGATCTCTAGGGACTAGTGATGCCTTCTTGAATACTGGCCAAGCTACTCCATGGTTTAAGGATGGTAGGTTTCCTTCTTCAAAGATGACATTCACTGTCTCCATCAGAAGAGTCAGCTGATCTGGAGCATCTCTTCCTAACCCTGATGTTACATTAACAAAAACAGACATGTCAGGCTTCTGCTTCAAGCAGCAGGGGGATGTTTAGGGTGATGCTTCTTTTAGCAACATAAAGAGGCTGGATACTAGGACCAGGTCACATGCTGTGAGTTGGACGTGGCATTTGGTTTTGAGGAGAAGATTAAAAAGTGTTAGCGACAGGACTCAGAGCTGGTACCTCCACTCCCAAACAGGAGTAGTCAGAAAGATCTGACAGGGAAACAGGGCTTGGTCTGTGGAGATTGTAACTGCCTCCTTCAAGGTGCTGCCCCTTCTACTCCCATTCGCTTTGTCTAGATGAGGCTCTTGTCTTCAGGAGAAGAAAAGGTGTATTTTTAACACAAGGTAACTAGTGAAGAGCCTCAACCTGCTAACACGTGTGAAAACTGCAAGGTGCTTTGTCTTTACTGGGATTTTCTCTCATTTTAGTTAGCCTGTGTTAGCTAAGCCGTGGTTAGACCACAGCTCTTTTCGTAGAGAAGATGCACCCGGGGGGTGAAAGGTGCATTGTTAGGTGGTGTTTAATAGCTCAGCCTATTTAATACCTTCATAAACTGTAGAAAGACAAAGCAAGTTGTCCTTTAACACATGCTAAATTGGCCAAGTAAAAGTGCTCAGGGTATTGTCCTCACCTTTAAGGCTCTGCACAGAGTTCTGCTCTGGCAACATCCTATCTGTTAGGTCTCTCTAGAGCCCCCACTTTCAAAATATCCCAGCCCCCATTTCCACCTATAACTCCTCTTGGACCTTACTCTCTGGTCTTCTTGTCCTTTATTCTTTTCCCTACTGGTGACACTGTTCAGTGACCCTTTTCCCATGCTCCAGGATTCCTCAATTGCCCCTTCAAATCTCTGCTTTAAATCCCACTTCTTTTGTCTGCCTTCCATTGCTGATCTGTTCTGACCCTCATGCCTTGTCCCTTAACTTTTGGTACCCATGTGTCATGAGCTGTACAGGTGCTTTGAACCCCACTGGGCCACCACCATCCTGTTCCAAGTTTGCCTACAAAAATCTGTGTAGGACGGGGGCATCCTGACTCGGAACGAGGAAGTGGGCTGGAGCTCATAAAGAAGCCCATTCTGCTGACCCGGCTTTAGGGCCTGAAGCCAGAGTTTCATGAGCAGAGTAGGTTGGAACTACCCTCCCACTCCTCTCTAAGGGCaagtcttcactacccaccggatcgatctatcggggattgatttattgcgtctcatctagacgcggaaaaattgatccccgaacgtgctccccgtcgactccggaactacAGCCTGCAAGAGGTG containing:
- the CNNM1 gene encoding LOW QUALITY PROTEIN: metal transporter CNNM1 (The sequence of the model RefSeq protein was modified relative to this genomic sequence to represent the inferred CDS: inserted 2 bases in 1 codon); this encodes MAVQAAAAGGWGRSRGAVLLLFFSLSRRPPAGAAWLLGLRPEDTAPGRVWLEAGALGAGEGASFLLRLYFQPPPEGNGSRGPPGADSEPCLVFIEEPPAGAGPAPGERCPQQSAWASDVEVLGPLQPGGSAGSALVRVRVREPRKXGAGPRGRLFSLCAWDGRAWQHHGAAGGFLLRVRQAARKPWLLGPLPAAGWLRALGALLLLGLSALFSGLRLALLSLDPLELRVLRNSGSAAEQEQARRVQAVRGHGGTYLLCTLLLGQAGANAALAGWLCASLPGQGAALAGWVQGVPWLPVLLCTGALFLGGEVLPYSVCSRHGLAIASHTLGLTRLLMAATFPLCYPLSRLLDWALRQELSTFSTRERLLETLRAADPHSDLVREELAMVQGALELRTKTVEDVLTPLADCFLLRSDAVLDFATVSEILRSGYTRIPVYEGDRRDNIVDLLFVKDLAFVDPDDCTPLQTVTRFYRRPLHWVFSDSRLDTLLEEFKKGKSHLAIVQRVNNEGEGDPFYEVMGIVTLEDVIEEIIKSEILDETDLYTDNRKKERALHQGRKPHDFSIFRLSDSEMKVKISPQLLLAAHRFMASEIEPFKSPCLSEKILLRLLKHPNVIQELKYDHKNKRAVEHYLYQRNRPVDYFVLILQGKVEVEIGKEGLRFENGAFTYYGVPAIMAVICSDNDVRKVSSLAGSSFLLPVSVSRTFAVSRGESLAGSPVNRSPSRSSGLNRAESPNRERNHYGGSNTQLYSSSNNIYTPDYSVHILCDVQFVKITRQQYQNALAASRMDSSPQSPDMEAFNDGNSTKAPTARGTPQTPKEDPTPTLLNERNSIIWGRSDGLRSPCDSTFLHVEGIPFIREELADNEENSKRQASECCDITLEPESPNRETASGTSPSGTEETLGKKLLRTLSGQKRRQSPDGETAPEENSNRAPLIT